In Streptomyces seoulensis, the following are encoded in one genomic region:
- a CDS encoding MFS transporter has translation MTTAQVVGAATPAWRGGFGRLWSAAVLSRFGDALRTAALPLLAVRLTDDPLAVAAVTACGYVPWLLFGLLGGAVADRVDQRRAMWAVDVARGLLVAAFALAVALGHASIPLLIALAFSLTALQTLFDNAATALLPSVVRPESLGSANARLMTGQQLAGGLLGGPLVPLLLTAGAFLPYAVDSLTYFLGAALVASLRTGSPAREPRPPGATLRADMGEGLRALWRDRALRATCGATLLCNIGMGALIATLVLHVTGWLHAGNAGYAAAMTAYSAGSIAGGFLAQRLAGRLGRVRALLLGGTVQTGALLLMGSVRELAALIAGMLLLGAMGMVWNVNQVTLMQQRAPAAMTGRISAAFRTASTAGAPFGALLGGAAARTLGLYTPALLTAALFAAAVLVLIPARSADVSKDEKRGGVTTGPAPA, from the coding sequence ATGACGACGGCTCAGGTGGTGGGGGCGGCAACGCCCGCGTGGCGCGGCGGATTCGGGCGGCTGTGGAGCGCCGCCGTGCTCTCCCGCTTCGGCGACGCGCTGCGTACGGCCGCGCTGCCGCTGCTCGCCGTGCGGCTGACCGACGACCCGCTCGCCGTCGCCGCCGTGACCGCCTGCGGCTATGTGCCCTGGCTGCTGTTCGGCCTGCTGGGCGGCGCCGTGGCCGACCGGGTGGACCAACGGCGCGCGATGTGGGCCGTGGACGTGGCGCGCGGGCTGCTCGTCGCCGCGTTCGCCCTCGCGGTGGCCCTCGGGCACGCCTCGATCCCGCTGCTGATCGCGCTCGCCTTCTCCCTCACCGCGCTCCAGACCCTGTTCGACAACGCGGCGACCGCCCTGCTGCCCTCCGTGGTCCGGCCGGAGTCCCTGGGCAGCGCCAACGCCCGCCTGATGACCGGTCAGCAGCTCGCCGGAGGACTGCTCGGGGGACCCCTGGTGCCGCTGCTGCTGACGGCCGGGGCGTTCCTGCCCTATGCGGTCGACTCCCTCACCTACTTCCTGGGCGCCGCCCTCGTGGCCTCCCTGCGCACAGGGTCGCCGGCACGTGAACCGCGCCCGCCCGGCGCGACCCTGCGCGCGGACATGGGAGAGGGGCTGCGAGCCCTCTGGCGGGACCGCGCGCTCCGCGCGACCTGCGGAGCCACCCTGCTGTGCAACATCGGCATGGGCGCCCTGATCGCCACCCTGGTCCTGCATGTCACCGGCTGGCTGCACGCGGGGAACGCCGGATACGCCGCCGCCATGACCGCCTACTCGGCCGGCAGCATCGCCGGCGGCTTCCTGGCCCAGCGCCTGGCGGGCCGCCTCGGCCGGGTACGGGCCCTGCTGCTGGGCGGCACCGTGCAGACCGGGGCGCTGCTCCTGATGGGCTCCGTCCGGGAGTTGGCCGCGCTGATCGCCGGGATGCTGCTGCTCGGCGCGATGGGCATGGTGTGGAACGTCAACCAGGTGACGCTGATGCAGCAGCGCGCCCCCGCCGCGATGACCGGCCGTATCTCGGCCGCCTTCCGCACCGCCTCCACCGCCGGAGCGCCCTTCGGCGCCCTGCTGGGCGGTGCCGCCGCCCGCACCCTCGGCCTCTACACCCCCGCCCTCCTCACGGCAGCCCTCTTCGCGGCGGCGGTGCTCGTACTGATACCGGCGCGCTCGGCGGACGTGTCGAAGGACGAGAAGCGGGGCGGTGTCACCACCGGCCCGGCCCCGGCGTGA
- a CDS encoding RNA polymerase-binding protein RbpA — translation MASGNAIRGSRVGAGPMGEAERGESAPRLRISFWCSNGHETQPSFASDAQVPDTWDCPRCGFPAGQDRDNPPDPPRTEPYKTHLAYVRERRSDADGEAILAEALAKLRGEI, via the coding sequence GTGGCAAGTGGCAACGCGATCCGGGGAAGCCGGGTCGGTGCGGGGCCGATGGGCGAGGCCGAGCGCGGCGAGTCCGCACCGCGTCTGCGCATCTCCTTCTGGTGCTCCAACGGGCACGAGACCCAGCCGAGCTTCGCCAGCGACGCGCAGGTCCCCGACACCTGGGACTGCCCGCGCTGCGGCTTCCCGGCCGGTCAGGACCGGGACAACCCGCCGGACCCGCCGCGCACCGAGCCCTACAAGACGCACCTCGCCTATGTGCGTGAGCGGCGCAGCGACGCGGACGGCGAGGCGATCCTCGCCGAGGCGCTCGCCAAACTGCGGGGCGAGATCTAG
- the secG gene encoding preprotein translocase subunit SecG, protein MVLGFSIALIVFSLLLMLLVLMHKGKGGGLSDMFGGGMQSSVGGSSVAERNLDRITVVIAVLWFASIIVLGLLMKSSG, encoded by the coding sequence GTGGTTTTGGGGTTCTCGATCGCCCTGATCGTCTTCAGCCTGCTGCTGATGCTGCTGGTGCTGATGCACAAGGGGAAGGGCGGCGGCCTCTCCGACATGTTCGGTGGTGGCATGCAGTCCTCCGTGGGCGGCTCCTCGGTCGCCGAGCGCAACCTCGACCGGATCACGGTCGTGATCGCCGTGCTCTGGTTCGCCTCGATCATCGTGCTCGGCCTGCTCATGAAGTCGAGCGGCTGA
- the tpiA gene encoding triose-phosphate isomerase: MTTRTPIMAGNWKMNLNHLEAIAHVQKLAFALADKDYEAVEVAVLPPFTDLRSVQTLVDGDKLKIKYGAQDISRHESGAYTGEISGPMLAKLKCSYVLAGHSERRQYHHETDDVVNAKVKAAFQNGLTPILCVGEELDVREAGNHVEHTLAQVEGGLKDVPAEQAETVVIAYEPVWAIGTGKVCGSDDAQEVCGAIRGKLAELYSQDVADKIRIQYGGSVKSGNVAEIMAKPDIDGALVGGASLDTDEFVKIVRFRDQ; the protein is encoded by the coding sequence ATGACCACTCGCACGCCGATCATGGCGGGCAACTGGAAGATGAACCTCAACCACCTCGAGGCCATCGCGCACGTCCAGAAGCTCGCCTTCGCCCTGGCCGACAAGGACTACGAGGCCGTCGAGGTCGCCGTCCTGCCGCCCTTCACCGACCTGCGCTCCGTGCAGACCCTGGTCGACGGCGACAAGCTCAAGATCAAGTACGGTGCCCAGGACATCTCCCGGCACGAGTCCGGCGCCTACACCGGCGAGATCTCGGGCCCGATGCTGGCCAAGCTGAAGTGCTCCTACGTGCTGGCCGGGCACTCCGAGCGCCGCCAGTACCACCACGAGACCGACGACGTGGTCAACGCCAAGGTCAAGGCGGCCTTCCAGAACGGCCTCACCCCGATCCTGTGCGTCGGCGAGGAGCTGGACGTCCGTGAGGCGGGCAACCACGTCGAGCACACCCTCGCCCAGGTCGAGGGCGGCCTGAAGGACGTCCCGGCCGAGCAGGCCGAGACCGTCGTGATCGCCTACGAGCCCGTGTGGGCCATCGGCACCGGCAAGGTCTGCGGCTCCGACGACGCGCAGGAGGTCTGCGGCGCGATCCGGGGCAAGCTCGCCGAGCTGTACTCCCAGGATGTCGCCGACAAGATCCGCATCCAGTACGGCGGCTCCGTGAAGTCCGGCAACGTCGCCGAGATCATGGCCAAGCCGGACATCGACGGTGCCCTGGTGGGCGGCGCGTCGCTGGACACCGACGAGTTCGTCAAGATCGTCCGGTTCCGCGATCAGTGA
- a CDS encoding phosphoglycerate kinase: protein MKTIDELLADGVSGKRVFVRADLNVPLADGTITDDGRIRAVVPTIKALADAGAEVVVASHLGRPKGAPDPAFSLLPVAERLAELLGTPVAFAEDTVGPAAHAAVDCLEPGQVAVIENLRFNPGETSKDDTERGEFADQLAALADVYVGDGFGAVHRKHASVYDLPARLPHYAGYLIAREVGVLKKLTDDVKRPYVVVLGGAKVSDKLAVIDELLGKADRLLIGGGMAYTFLKAQGHEVGISLLQEDQIPAVKEYMERAEKNGVELVLPVDVLVSPEFPDLKTKAPSEHTVVDADKIPADQEGLDIGPRTRELYASKLGDAETVFWNGPMGVFEHPDYAEGTKAVAQALVDSDGFSVVGGGDSAAAVRTLGFDENAFGHISTGGGASLEYLEGKTLPGLAALED from the coding sequence ATGAAGACGATCGACGAACTTCTCGCCGACGGCGTGAGCGGCAAGCGGGTATTCGTCCGCGCCGACCTCAACGTGCCGCTGGCAGACGGGACCATCACCGACGACGGCCGCATCCGTGCCGTCGTGCCCACCATCAAGGCCCTCGCCGACGCGGGCGCCGAGGTGGTCGTCGCCTCCCACCTTGGCCGTCCCAAGGGCGCCCCGGACCCGGCCTTCTCGCTGCTGCCCGTCGCCGAGCGTCTCGCCGAACTCCTCGGCACCCCGGTCGCCTTCGCCGAGGACACCGTCGGCCCCGCCGCCCACGCGGCCGTCGACTGCCTGGAGCCGGGTCAGGTCGCGGTCATCGAGAACCTGCGCTTCAACCCCGGCGAGACCTCCAAGGACGACACCGAGCGCGGCGAGTTCGCCGACCAGCTGGCCGCCCTCGCCGACGTGTACGTGGGCGACGGCTTCGGCGCCGTGCACCGCAAGCACGCCTCCGTCTACGACCTCCCGGCCCGGCTGCCGCACTATGCCGGCTACCTGATCGCGCGCGAGGTCGGCGTCCTGAAGAAGCTCACCGACGACGTCAAGCGCCCCTACGTCGTCGTCCTCGGCGGCGCCAAGGTCTCCGACAAGCTCGCCGTCATCGACGAGCTGCTCGGCAAGGCCGACCGTCTGCTCATCGGCGGCGGCATGGCCTACACGTTCCTCAAGGCGCAGGGCCACGAGGTCGGCATCTCCCTCCTCCAGGAGGACCAGATCCCGGCCGTCAAGGAGTACATGGAGCGCGCCGAGAAGAACGGCGTCGAGCTGGTCCTGCCCGTGGACGTCCTGGTCTCCCCGGAGTTCCCGGACCTGAAGACCAAGGCGCCCTCGGAGCACACCGTGGTCGACGCGGACAAGATCCCCGCCGACCAGGAGGGCCTGGACATCGGCCCGAGGACCCGCGAGCTGTACGCCTCGAAGCTCGGCGACGCCGAGACCGTGTTCTGGAACGGCCCGATGGGCGTCTTCGAGCACCCCGACTACGCCGAGGGCACCAAGGCGGTCGCCCAGGCGCTCGTCGACTCCGACGGCTTCTCCGTCGTCGGCGGCGGTGACTCCGCCGCCGCGGTGCGTACGCTCGGGTTCGACGAGAACGCATTCGGCCACATCTCGACCGGCGGCGGCGCCTCCCTCGAGTACCTCGAGGGCAAGACGCTCCCCGGCCTCGCCGCACTGGAGGACTGA
- the gap gene encoding type I glyceraldehyde-3-phosphate dehydrogenase — translation MTIRVGINGFGRIGRNYFRALLEQGADIEVVAVNDLGDTATTAHLLKYDTILGRLKAEVTHTDDTITVDGHTIKVLSERNPADIPWGELGVDIVIESTGIFTKRDDAAKHLAGGAKKVLISAPAKDEDITIVMGVNQDKYDPAKDHVISNASCTTNCVAPMAKVLDENFGIVSGLMTTVHAYTNDQRILDFPHKDLRRARAAAENIIPTTTGAAKATALVLPQLKGKLDGIAMRVPVPTGSATDLVVELQREVTKDEVNAAFKKASEDGSLKGFLSYTEDEIVSSDIVGDPASCTFDSSLTMVQDGNTVKILGWYDNEWGYSNRLVDLTVFVGEQL, via the coding sequence GTGACGATCCGCGTAGGCATCAACGGCTTCGGCCGCATCGGGCGTAACTACTTCCGCGCTCTGCTGGAGCAGGGTGCGGACATCGAGGTTGTGGCTGTCAACGACCTGGGTGACACCGCGACCACGGCGCACCTGCTGAAGTACGACACCATCCTGGGCCGCCTCAAGGCCGAGGTGACGCACACCGACGACACGATCACGGTCGACGGTCACACCATCAAGGTGCTCTCCGAGCGCAACCCCGCCGACATCCCGTGGGGCGAGCTGGGCGTCGACATCGTCATCGAGTCGACCGGCATCTTCACCAAGCGCGACGACGCCGCCAAGCACCTGGCCGGCGGCGCCAAGAAGGTCCTCATCTCGGCTCCGGCCAAGGACGAGGACATCACCATCGTCATGGGCGTCAACCAGGACAAGTACGACCCGGCGAAGGACCACGTCATCTCCAACGCCTCGTGCACCACCAACTGTGTGGCGCCGATGGCGAAGGTGCTGGACGAGAACTTCGGCATCGTCAGCGGCCTGATGACCACGGTGCACGCGTACACCAACGACCAGCGCATCCTGGACTTCCCGCACAAGGACCTGCGCCGCGCCCGCGCCGCCGCCGAGAACATCATCCCGACCACCACGGGTGCCGCCAAGGCCACCGCGCTGGTCCTGCCGCAGCTCAAGGGCAAGCTCGACGGCATCGCGATGCGCGTCCCGGTCCCGACCGGCTCGGCCACCGACCTGGTCGTGGAGCTCCAGCGCGAGGTCACCAAGGACGAGGTCAACGCCGCGTTCAAGAAGGCGTCCGAGGACGGTTCGCTCAAGGGCTTCCTGTCCTACACCGAGGACGAGATCGTGTCCTCCGACATCGTCGGCGACCCGGCCTCCTGCACCTTCGACTCGTCCCTGACCATGGTCCAGGACGGCAACACGGTGAAGATCCTCGGCTGGTACGACAACGAGTGGGGCTACTCCAACCGTCTCGTGGACCTGACGGTCTTCGTCGGCGAGCAGCTCTGA
- a CDS encoding M14 family metallopeptidase, producing the protein MSRPTARAVLAVGALLAGAACLTPVAQARESAPAGSGSEVKVFRAEVTRAQVPLLLRAGQDAHELGERVAARGRTAVEVYLTDGQARGLKAQGVRLTEHALPSGAGKRLSAAAQGVFRPYSGSGGLKEEILRTAQENPGLAKVESIGRTVRGQDILALKVTRNARSTKDGSRPAVLYVSNQHAREWITPEMTRRLMHHYLDNYRSDKRIKKLVDTTELWFVLSANPDGYDYTFKDSSTRLWRKNLRDVNGDGVIGTGDGVDLNRNFGYKWGYDDEGSSPSPASETYRGPSANSEPETRALDALEKRVRFAYGINYHSAAELLLYGVGWQVATDTPDDVLYRALAGTPDNPAIPGYRSQVSSELYTTNGEADGQAANVNGMAMFTPEMSTCATASESDPDDAWNPDDCRSVFTFPDDETLIQREFEKNVPFALSVAETAAHPDRPVSTVGLSAPDFTPAAFTTSYARGSGQQVSVVARKSVRNKRLVYRVNKGRTHERTLRPWKGGETYGGDDNLHFDQYRAEVPGGRAGDRVEVWFTGAGRAKASRHFTYTVADRGTADTLVVAEEGVTATQARAYTDALKAAGRRPLVWDTARQGTPDALGVLGHFRTVVHYSGPDGPGNATQLQLRAHLNEGGKLIEAGEQAGGEVDLGGGNLSDDFSQYYLGAYSRTSTKGATGITGTGALNGVSATLGDAPGNPLDAAGAYGVTSDELPAATYPQFRSAGAGRFTGAVSPYGPYAGSYMAAAVHTDDAYKRLTRTIDLTGVGAAEKPAFGTRLLWDTERGYDHAVVEVHTVGADDWTTLPEAGGATTDAVPAECGAGFLVGEHPWLKHYLTLTGNACTATGTTGRWHSLTGRSSGWQRVDFDLSTYAGKQIELSVSYITDPGTGGHGVLVDDASLVVGGNAKETEGFESSLGPWRASGPPAGSPAVLKDWTRTGALFQTYGAITTDDTVLLGFGLEQVPSAAERTALVRKALAALDR; encoded by the coding sequence GTGTCCCGACCCACGGCCAGGGCGGTCCTCGCCGTCGGGGCGCTGCTGGCCGGAGCGGCCTGCCTCACGCCCGTCGCCCAGGCGAGGGAGAGCGCGCCCGCCGGTAGCGGCAGCGAGGTCAAGGTCTTCCGGGCCGAGGTGACCCGCGCCCAGGTGCCCCTGCTGCTCAGGGCCGGACAGGACGCCCACGAGCTGGGGGAGCGGGTGGCCGCGCGCGGCCGGACCGCCGTCGAGGTCTACCTCACCGACGGACAGGCCCGCGGCCTGAAGGCGCAGGGCGTCCGCCTCACCGAGCACGCCCTGCCGAGCGGCGCCGGCAAGCGCCTGTCGGCCGCCGCCCAGGGCGTGTTCCGCCCGTACAGCGGGAGCGGCGGGCTCAAGGAGGAGATCCTGCGGACCGCCCAGGAAAACCCCGGCCTCGCCAAGGTCGAGTCCATCGGCCGTACCGTGCGCGGCCAGGACATCCTCGCGCTCAAGGTCACCAGGAACGCCCGCAGCACGAAGGACGGCTCCCGGCCCGCCGTGCTGTACGTGTCCAACCAGCACGCGCGGGAGTGGATCACGCCGGAGATGACCCGGCGCCTGATGCACCACTATCTGGACAACTACCGGTCGGACAAGCGGATCAAGAAGCTCGTGGACACCACCGAGCTGTGGTTCGTGCTGTCCGCCAACCCCGACGGCTACGACTACACCTTCAAGGACTCCAGTACCCGGCTGTGGCGGAAGAACCTGCGGGACGTCAACGGCGACGGGGTCATCGGCACTGGCGACGGCGTCGACCTCAACCGCAACTTCGGCTACAAGTGGGGCTACGACGACGAGGGTTCGTCCCCCAGCCCCGCCAGCGAGACCTACCGCGGCCCGAGCGCGAACTCCGAGCCGGAGACCAGGGCGCTGGACGCGCTGGAGAAGCGCGTGCGGTTCGCGTACGGCATCAACTACCACTCCGCCGCCGAGCTGCTCCTCTACGGCGTCGGCTGGCAGGTCGCCACCGACACGCCCGACGACGTCCTCTACCGGGCGCTGGCCGGCACCCCCGACAACCCGGCGATCCCCGGCTACCGTTCGCAGGTCTCCTCGGAGCTGTACACCACCAACGGCGAGGCGGACGGGCAGGCCGCGAACGTCAACGGCATGGCGATGTTCACCCCCGAGATGTCCACCTGCGCGACCGCCTCCGAGTCCGACCCGGACGACGCCTGGAACCCCGACGACTGCCGCTCGGTCTTCACCTTCCCGGACGACGAGACGCTGATCCAGCGGGAGTTCGAGAAGAACGTGCCGTTCGCGCTCTCCGTCGCGGAGACCGCCGCCCACCCCGACCGGCCCGTCTCCACGGTCGGCCTGAGCGCCCCCGACTTCACCCCGGCCGCCTTCACCACCTCCTACGCGCGGGGCAGCGGCCAGCAGGTCTCCGTCGTCGCCCGCAAGTCGGTCCGGAACAAGCGACTGGTGTACCGCGTCAACAAGGGCCGCACCCACGAGCGCACCCTGCGCCCGTGGAAGGGCGGCGAGACCTACGGCGGCGACGACAACCTCCACTTCGACCAGTACCGCGCCGAGGTGCCCGGCGGCAGAGCCGGCGACCGGGTCGAGGTCTGGTTCACGGGAGCGGGCCGTGCGAAGGCGAGCCGTCACTTCACCTACACCGTCGCCGACCGGGGCACCGCCGACACCCTCGTCGTAGCGGAAGAGGGCGTCACCGCGACCCAGGCCCGCGCCTACACCGACGCGCTCAAGGCGGCCGGCCGCCGGCCCCTGGTGTGGGACACCGCCCGGCAGGGCACCCCCGATGCCCTCGGCGTCCTCGGCCACTTCCGCACCGTCGTCCACTACTCCGGCCCCGACGGGCCCGGCAACGCCACCCAGCTCCAGCTGCGCGCCCACCTCAACGAGGGCGGCAAGCTGATCGAGGCCGGCGAGCAGGCCGGCGGCGAGGTGGACCTCGGCGGCGGCAACCTCTCCGACGACTTCAGCCAGTACTACCTGGGCGCCTACAGCCGGACCTCCACCAAGGGCGCCACCGGCATCACCGGCACCGGCGCACTGAACGGCGTCTCCGCCACGCTCGGCGACGCCCCGGGCAACCCGCTCGACGCGGCCGGTGCCTACGGGGTCACCTCGGACGAGCTGCCCGCCGCGACGTACCCGCAGTTCCGCAGCGCGGGCGCGGGCCGGTTCACGGGTGCCGTCAGCCCGTACGGGCCGTACGCGGGCTCGTACATGGCCGCCGCCGTGCACACCGACGACGCCTACAAGCGCCTCACCCGCACCATCGACCTCACGGGGGTCGGCGCCGCCGAGAAGCCCGCGTTCGGCACCCGGCTGCTGTGGGACACCGAGCGGGGTTACGACCACGCGGTGGTGGAGGTGCACACCGTCGGCGCCGACGACTGGACGACCCTGCCGGAGGCGGGCGGTGCCACCACCGACGCCGTGCCCGCCGAGTGCGGGGCCGGGTTCCTGGTCGGGGAGCACCCCTGGCTCAAGCACTACCTGACGCTCACGGGCAACGCCTGCACCGCCACCGGGACCACCGGCCGGTGGCACAGCCTCACCGGACGCTCGTCGGGCTGGCAGCGGGTGGACTTCGACCTGAGCACCTACGCGGGCAAGCAGATCGAGCTGTCCGTCTCCTACATCACCGACCCCGGCACCGGCGGCCACGGCGTGCTCGTCGACGACGCCTCGCTCGTCGTCGGCGGCAACGCGAAGGAGACGGAAGGGTTCGAGTCCTCCCTCGGCCCCTGGCGCGCCTCCGGCCCCCCGGCCGGGAGCCCGGCGGTGCTGAAGGACTGGACCCGGACCGGCGCCCTCTTCCAGACCTATGGGGCCATCACCACCGACGACACCGTGCTGCTCGGATTCGGCCTGGAACAGGTCCCGTCGGCGGCCGAACGGACCGCTCTCGTCCGCAAGGCGCTCGCCGCACTCGACAGGTGA
- the whiA gene encoding DNA-binding protein WhiA gives MAMTAAVKDEISRLPVTRTCCRKAEVSAILRFAGGLHLVSGRIVIEAELDTAMAARRLKRDILEIFGHSSELIVMAPGGLRRGSRYVVRVVAGGDQLARQTGLVDGRGRPIRGLPPQVVSGATCDAEAAWRGAFLAHGSLTEPGRSSSLEVTCPGPEAALALVGAARRLSIAAKAREVRGVDRVVVRDGDAIGALLTRLGAHESVLAWEERRMRREVRATANRLANFDDANLRRSARAAVAAGARVQRALEILGEEVPEHLAAAGRLRMEHKQASLEELGALADPPLTKDAVAGRIRRLLAMADKRASDLGIPSTEANLSEELADNLAG, from the coding sequence ATGGCGATGACGGCAGCGGTGAAGGATGAGATCTCCCGGCTTCCCGTCACCCGGACCTGCTGCAGAAAGGCGGAGGTCTCCGCCATTCTGCGGTTCGCCGGCGGCCTCCACCTGGTGAGCGGGCGCATTGTGATCGAGGCGGAGCTGGACACCGCGATGGCGGCCCGGCGCCTCAAGCGGGACATCCTGGAGATCTTCGGGCACAGCTCCGAGCTGATCGTGATGGCGCCCGGCGGGCTGCGGCGCGGCTCGCGCTACGTGGTGCGGGTCGTGGCGGGCGGCGACCAGCTGGCCCGGCAGACCGGCCTGGTGGACGGCCGGGGCCGCCCGATCCGGGGCCTGCCCCCGCAGGTCGTCTCCGGCGCCACCTGTGACGCCGAGGCCGCCTGGCGCGGTGCCTTCCTGGCGCACGGTTCGCTCACCGAGCCCGGCCGGTCCTCCTCGCTGGAGGTCACCTGCCCCGGCCCCGAGGCCGCGCTCGCGCTGGTCGGCGCCGCGCGCAGGCTGTCGATCGCCGCCAAGGCCCGCGAGGTGCGGGGCGTGGACCGGGTCGTGGTCCGCGACGGTGACGCCATCGGCGCCCTGCTCACCCGGCTCGGCGCGCACGAGTCGGTGCTGGCCTGGGAGGAGCGCCGGATGCGGCGCGAGGTCCGCGCGACCGCCAACCGGCTCGCCAACTTCGACGACGCCAACCTGCGCCGTTCGGCGCGGGCCGCCGTGGCCGCCGGGGCGCGGGTGCAGCGGGCGCTGGAGATCCTGGGCGAGGAGGTGCCCGAGCACCTCGCCGCCGCCGGCCGGCTGCGCATGGAGCACAAGCAGGCGTCCCTGGAGGAGCTGGGCGCGCTGGCCGACCCGCCGCTGACCAAGGACGCGGTGGCAGGCCGTATCCGCCGGCTGCTGGCGATGGCCGACAAGCGCGCCTCCGACCTCGGCATCCCGAGCACCGAGGCCAACCTCTCCGAGGAGCTGGCGGACAACCTCGCGGGCTGA
- a CDS encoding gluconeogenesis factor YvcK family protein produces the protein MTDRAGRLRGLRRVVPEGRLGRAAEARASRPVEVRGARPRRRGAQPKVVALGGGMGLSASLAALRRITGDLTAVVTVADDGGSSGRLRDELGVLPPGDLRKALAALCGDDDWGQTWARVIQHRFQSQGDLHDHAVGNLLIVALWEQLGNHVMALDLVGRLLGAHGRVLPMSAVPLELQALVKGHDPARPEDVDTVRGQATVALTPGEVQSVHLVPSDPPAVPEAVEAVLDADWVVLGPGSWFSSVIPHLLVPELLDALTQTKARRVLPLNLAPQPGETEGFSPQRHLEVLGRHAPKLALDVVLADEAAVPDRDSLTEAAKRLGAAVELAPVARTDGTPRHDPELLAAAYDRIFRMHGRIGPWR, from the coding sequence ATGACCGACCGTGCAGGGCGGCTGCGCGGCCTGCGCCGCGTGGTCCCCGAGGGGCGCCTCGGGCGCGCGGCCGAGGCCCGCGCGTCCCGTCCCGTCGAGGTGCGGGGCGCGCGGCCCCGCAGGCGCGGTGCCCAGCCCAAGGTGGTCGCGCTCGGCGGCGGCATGGGCCTGTCCGCCTCGCTCGCCGCGCTGCGCCGGATCACCGGTGACCTCACCGCCGTGGTCACCGTGGCCGACGACGGCGGCTCCAGCGGCCGTCTCCGCGACGAGCTGGGCGTACTGCCGCCCGGCGACCTCCGCAAGGCGCTGGCCGCGCTGTGCGGGGACGACGACTGGGGCCAGACCTGGGCCCGGGTCATCCAGCACCGCTTCCAGTCCCAGGGCGACCTGCACGACCACGCGGTCGGCAATCTGCTCATCGTCGCCCTGTGGGAGCAGCTCGGCAACCATGTGATGGCGCTCGACCTGGTCGGCAGGCTGCTCGGCGCGCACGGCCGGGTGCTGCCCATGTCGGCCGTGCCGCTGGAGCTCCAGGCCCTGGTCAAGGGCCACGACCCGGCGCGGCCGGAGGACGTGGACACCGTCCGGGGACAGGCGACGGTCGCGCTGACGCCGGGGGAGGTGCAGTCGGTGCACCTGGTGCCCTCCGACCCGCCCGCCGTGCCGGAGGCGGTCGAAGCGGTGCTGGACGCGGACTGGGTGGTGCTCGGGCCGGGCTCCTGGTTCTCGTCCGTCATCCCGCACCTGCTCGTGCCCGAACTGCTGGACGCGCTCACCCAGACCAAGGCGCGCCGGGTCCTCCCGCTGAACCTCGCCCCGCAACCCGGCGAAACAGAGGGCTTCTCACCGCAGCGTCATTTGGAGGTTTTGGGGCGACACGCCCCTAAACTCGCCCTGGACGTGGTGCTGGCCGACGAGGCGGCCGTGCCCGACCGCGATTCGCTCACCGAGGCCGCCAAGCGGCTGGGAGCCGCGGTCGAGCTGGCGCCGGTGGCCCGGACCGACGGAACTCCCCGGCACGATCCGGAGCTGCTGGCCGCCGCGTACGACCGTATTTTTCGGATGCATGGAAGGATCGGCCCATGGCGATGA